A genome region from Hydrogenoanaerobacterium saccharovorans includes the following:
- a CDS encoding methyl-accepting chemotaxis protein, with amino-acid sequence MLKQLKIGPRILVSFGLVFLLCAITMGISLISINNVGKELDDFYNQDFAVVDCAWNVKVSMIDAEKNIFRSVTDDNPQNTAKFLKLARTSLENLKEANILLNEKFTGDKELLENYNTALKKADPIRERLISSIAGGYCTVALQMMNQEYLPLMKEATGALDEISALSNNAASTAVENSAKIRQQVFLSLLILSTLCLIAIIFISLSLTRGIVKPLDEIKTAAQELAKGNLQKEITYAGKDEVGSLAQSVRETMLQLKVLIENIGMVLGRVAESDLTARVDIEYVGDFSPVKDSIEKILCSMNGTMYQIEQASSEVAGGSDQVSNGAQAMSQGATEQASAIEELAASVSEISQQVNLTAANTNTTKNLVNATGEALLESDKKMQSMLTEMERINNSSNQISKIIKTIDDIAFQTNILALNAAVEAARAGQAGKGFAVVAEEVRNLASKSAEAAKNTAVLIENSINMVAGGTKTANETAESLKCIVENTKKITALINEISTASTEQATAITQVTHGIDQISSVVQTNSATAEQSAAASQELSGQAQLLKQLVKKFRLRKQNETDEIVCNDDFIQQEHITSLDQFEAKGKSPEKY; translated from the coding sequence ATGCTAAAGCAATTGAAGATCGGTCCCAGAATCTTAGTCAGTTTTGGTTTGGTTTTTCTTTTATGTGCAATTACAATGGGTATTTCTTTAATTAGCATCAACAATGTGGGTAAAGAACTGGATGATTTTTACAACCAAGATTTTGCAGTGGTAGATTGCGCATGGAATGTAAAAGTTTCTATGATAGATGCCGAAAAAAATATTTTTCGCTCCGTCACAGATGATAATCCACAAAATACTGCTAAATTTTTAAAGCTGGCAAGGACAAGCCTAGAGAATTTAAAAGAAGCGAATATACTTCTTAATGAAAAATTCACCGGCGACAAAGAGCTTTTAGAAAACTATAACACTGCCCTGAAAAAAGCCGACCCTATTAGGGAACGTCTTATTAGTTCTATAGCAGGCGGTTATTGTACTGTAGCACTTCAAATGATGAACCAGGAATATCTTCCTCTAATGAAAGAGGCAACCGGAGCACTGGATGAAATATCTGCTCTTTCAAATAATGCTGCTAGCACTGCGGTAGAAAACAGCGCGAAAATCCGCCAGCAGGTGTTTTTATCACTGCTGATACTCAGTACGCTTTGTTTGATTGCAATTATTTTTATTTCTTTATCGTTAACCAGGGGCATTGTAAAACCTCTTGACGAAATTAAAACAGCAGCGCAAGAGCTTGCAAAGGGGAACTTACAAAAAGAAATTACATATGCGGGCAAAGATGAAGTAGGCAGCCTTGCACAAAGTGTAAGAGAAACAATGCTGCAACTTAAAGTGCTGATTGAAAACATTGGTATGGTTTTGGGGAGAGTTGCCGAAAGCGACTTGACAGCGAGGGTGGACATTGAATATGTTGGTGATTTTAGCCCTGTCAAAGATTCTATCGAAAAAATCCTTTGCTCTATGAACGGTACGATGTATCAGATTGAACAAGCTTCCAGTGAGGTTGCAGGTGGTTCCGATCAGGTATCCAACGGTGCGCAGGCAATGTCGCAGGGTGCAACCGAGCAGGCGAGTGCCATTGAAGAACTCGCGGCCTCCGTCAGTGAAATTTCGCAGCAGGTTAACTTAACGGCAGCAAACACCAATACTACCAAAAATTTAGTAAACGCTACCGGGGAGGCTCTTTTGGAGAGCGATAAAAAAATGCAGAGTATGCTTACAGAAATGGAGAGAATCAATAATTCCTCCAATCAAATCAGTAAAATCATTAAAACGATTGATGATATTGCTTTTCAAACAAACATCCTTGCCTTAAATGCAGCGGTAGAGGCGGCACGTGCGGGGCAGGCGGGCAAAGGCTTTGCTGTAGTTGCCGAAGAAGTAAGAAATCTTGCATCCAAAAGTGCAGAGGCGGCTAAAAACACCGCAGTTTTAATCGAAAATTCTATCAATATGGTAGCAGGGGGTACAAAAACTGCAAATGAAACAGCCGAATCGCTGAAATGTATTGTTGAGAACACTAAAAAAATCACGGCATTAATCAATGAGATTTCTACGGCATCCACCGAGCAGGCAACCGCAATTACGCAAGTTACGCACGGAATAGACCAAATCTCTTCTGTAGTACAGACGAACTCTGCAACTGCAGAGCAAAGTGCTGCTGCAAGCCAAGAGCTTAGCGGGCAAGCGCAACTGCTCAAGCAACTGGTTAAAAAATTCCGGCTCAGAAAACAAAATGAAACCGATGAAATCGTGTGCAACGACGATTTCATCCAACAGGAACATATTACATCGTTGGATCAGTTTGAAGCAAAAGGGAAATCACCCGAAAAATACTAA
- a CDS encoding flagellin translates to MIIQHNIMALNAHRQLGGNNTAVSKNLEKLSSGFKINRAGDDAAGLAISEKMRAQIKGLERAQANAQDGISLVQSAEGALTEVHSMLNRMVELATQSANGTYKDDVDRDALQSEVDSLNAEINRIAEYTDFNGIKLLDGTVGGYNATNIPAAAGIHGANPATVSGGKLAAGDVVNFTIAADGKVTIKDLNGDAPGAAGITANGDAKNPTGAGTFKFTISMNKATATAEDYEKWNGVEISFTSIGNGAPTDVAFTVAANADGNIGGGLNLQIGDSASQQINVSIADMGTKALGIDTISIGTEAGAKNAIQTIKDAINKVSTNRSNLGAVQNRLEHTINNLGVTTENMTAAESRIRDVDMAKEMMAFTKNNVLTQAAQAMLAQANQQPQSVLQLLR, encoded by the coding sequence ATGATTATCCAACACAACATTATGGCTCTTAACGCTCACAGACAGTTGGGCGGCAACAACACTGCAGTATCCAAAAACCTCGAGAAACTTTCTTCTGGTTTTAAAATCAACCGCGCTGGTGACGACGCTGCTGGTCTTGCTATCTCTGAGAAAATGAGAGCACAGATTAAAGGTCTTGAAAGAGCTCAGGCTAACGCACAAGACGGTATCTCTTTGGTACAGTCAGCTGAGGGTGCTTTGACCGAAGTTCACTCCATGCTCAACCGTATGGTAGAGTTGGCTACTCAGTCTGCAAACGGCACATATAAAGATGATGTTGACCGTGATGCTCTGCAGAGTGAAGTGGATTCTCTGAACGCAGAAATCAACCGTATTGCTGAATACACCGATTTTAACGGAATTAAATTGCTGGATGGTACAGTAGGCGGCTACAATGCAACAAATATTCCTGCAGCTGCTGGTATTCATGGTGCAAATCCTGCAACCGTATCGGGCGGAAAACTTGCTGCAGGCGATGTAGTTAACTTCACTATTGCTGCCGATGGTAAAGTAACCATTAAAGATTTGAATGGTGATGCACCTGGTGCTGCTGGTATTACAGCTAATGGCGATGCTAAGAATCCTACTGGTGCAGGCACATTTAAGTTTACAATCTCGATGAATAAAGCTACTGCAACTGCTGAAGATTACGAGAAATGGAACGGCGTAGAGATTTCCTTCACATCTATCGGAAATGGCGCTCCAACAGACGTAGCCTTCACCGTTGCAGCAAACGCTGACGGAAACATCGGCGGCGGCTTGAACCTGCAAATTGGTGATTCTGCTAGCCAACAAATTAATGTTTCTATTGCTGACATGGGCACAAAAGCTTTGGGTATTGATACCATTAGCATTGGTACAGAGGCTGGCGCTAAGAATGCAATTCAAACCATTAAAGATGCTATCAACAAAGTATCTACCAACCGCTCGAACCTCGGTGCTGTTCAGAACCGTCTCGAGCACACCATCAACAACCTCGGCGTAACCACCGAGAACATGACCGCTGCTGAGTCTCGTATCCGTGACGTAGACATGGCTAAAGAGATGATGGCGTTCACCAAGAACAACGTTCTTACTCAGGCTGCTCAGGCAATGCTTGCTCAGGCAAACCAACAGCCTCAGTCTGTTCTCCAACTCCTCAGATAA
- a CDS encoding late competence development ComFB family protein, with product MARSKREIDKDAMYRKIMPSYAKNLSTESNSTDKPADVEEPKPENESSAGKPSKIENQNVLVNLMEELVLSKLDAALARFNCCKCDKCKKEIAAIALNKLSAKYVVIDNSNKAMLSITEQQHNAEVTTALVQAILAVKANPKH from the coding sequence ATGGCACGGAGTAAAAGAGAAATTGACAAGGACGCAATGTACCGTAAGATTATGCCTTCTTATGCTAAGAATCTTTCAACCGAATCGAACAGTACTGATAAACCTGCCGATGTAGAAGAACCCAAACCCGAAAATGAAAGCAGCGCAGGCAAGCCTTCAAAAATAGAAAACCAAAATGTTTTGGTAAATTTGATGGAAGAACTCGTGCTCTCCAAATTAGATGCAGCGCTTGCACGGTTTAACTGCTGTAAATGTGACAAGTGCAAAAAAGAAATAGCAGCAATTGCTTTAAACAAACTATCGGCAAAATATGTTGTGATAGATAACAGCAATAAGGCAATGCTCAGTATAACCGAACAACAGCACAATGCAGAGGTAACCACCGCCCTTGTGCAGGCTATTCTTGCTGTAAAAGCAAACCCCAAACATTAA
- a CDS encoding ParA family protein, giving the protein MCKILSVSNQKGGVGKTTTTGMLAIGLKARGYRVLAIDLDPQGNLSFSMGADTETSATIYDVLKGELKTQFAIQKTELIDIIAANILLSSIELEFTDTDREFLLKNALQPLLPLYDYIFIDTPPALGILTVNAFAVSDGVIVPMLSDIFSLQGITQLYETVERVKNRCNPSIAILGILLTKHNPRTLFSGEVRGTVEMIAKDLDIPVFDTFIRASVAVSEAQSLQRSMLKYAPKNNVTLDYTALIDELVAKGV; this is encoded by the coding sequence ATGTGTAAAATTTTGTCCGTATCAAACCAGAAGGGCGGTGTAGGCAAAACCACAACTACAGGTATGCTGGCTATTGGGTTAAAAGCACGTGGATACAGAGTGCTTGCAATCGACCTTGACCCACAGGGCAACTTGAGCTTTAGTATGGGAGCGGACACTGAAACCAGCGCCACGATTTATGATGTACTGAAAGGCGAACTGAAAACCCAATTTGCCATACAAAAAACCGAGCTTATCGATATTATTGCAGCCAATATTTTACTCAGTAGCATTGAGCTGGAGTTTACCGATACCGACCGTGAATTTTTACTGAAAAATGCTTTGCAACCACTTCTTCCTCTTTACGATTACATCTTTATTGATACCCCGCCGGCTCTCGGCATCCTTACGGTTAATGCGTTTGCGGTATCAGACGGGGTAATTGTACCTATGCTTTCGGATATTTTTAGTTTGCAGGGCATAACACAGCTTTACGAAACTGTTGAACGAGTAAAAAATCGTTGCAACCCATCCATTGCTATACTGGGCATTTTGCTTACAAAACATAACCCTCGCACATTGTTTAGCGGCGAGGTACGCGGTACGGTAGAAATGATTGCGAAAGATTTGGATATTCCTGTTTTTGATACTTTTATACGTGCAAGTGTAGCGGTAAGCGAGGCACAGTCGTTGCAGCGCAGCATGTTGAAATATGCACCCAAAAACAATGTTACATTAGATTATACCGCTTTAATTGATGAACTGGTTGCAAAGGGGGTATAA
- the flgM gene encoding flagellar biosynthesis anti-sigma factor FlgM, whose protein sequence is MEIKPSSGFNIYKANARSAMNCENSVGKSVSSAAPNKMDTISISAQGAQQKETAKLVSSITKEITADADSAKVNALKTAIQNGTYSVSAEKIADAILNGLFA, encoded by the coding sequence ATGGAGATTAAGCCATCATCCGGTTTTAATATTTATAAAGCGAATGCTCGTAGTGCGATGAACTGCGAAAACTCTGTGGGCAAAAGTGTTTCTTCTGCTGCCCCCAACAAGATGGACACTATTTCCATCAGTGCACAAGGTGCGCAGCAAAAAGAAACTGCAAAGCTGGTTAGTTCTATTACAAAAGAGATTACCGCTGATGCAGATTCAGCTAAAGTGAATGCATTAAAAACAGCAATTCAAAACGGAACCTATTCGGTTTCGGCTGAAAAAATTGCAGATGCAATTTTAAACGGATTGTTTGCATAA